The following proteins are co-located in the Callithrix jacchus isolate 240 chromosome 10, calJac240_pri, whole genome shotgun sequence genome:
- the LOC144577913 gene encoding uncharacterized protein LOC144577913: MRIKDISNTVHMKYLQGKSWYGEGNKNIGVGLSEPFPAAPNAQERRFVDETRRARPPGRSRSGASPGREERPLEGGGGDIYKVFSVRLEGVRGQERRPASLLISLPQLPGADTRGRRPIACTPVQPAYQARPLHCSRCPALHFQGNRSPLHSLPTRPCVAANGGPSAPSGGGTRKSFGSRGGPGGISIYPQPARLIKRSLAHWLPLVANPEVGYCRHWTHRLCAVTVSRSFGSQRLYLRCKERLCPGIYISVNYLSFCLRKTDMRLL; the protein is encoded by the exons ATGAGGATAAAAGACATCAGTAACACAGTGCATATGAAGTACCTACAGGGGAAGAGCTGGTATGGAGAAGGAAACAAGAATAT AGGGGTGGGTCTGTCAGAACCCTTTCCAGCAGCTCCTAACGCTCAAGAACGACGCTTCGTGGACGAGACCAGAAGGGCGCGACCCCCAGGAAGATCTCGAAGTGGCGCAAGCCCAGGCCGCGAGGAAAGGCCCTTGGAGGGAGGGGGCGGGGACATTTATAAAGTCTTCAGTGTCAGACTGGAAGGCGTCAGGGGCCAAGAAAGGAGGCCAGCCAGTCTCCTTATATCCCTTCCACAGCTTCCGGGGGCGGATACCCGGGGCCGTAGGCCGATAGCCTGCACTCCAGTTCAGCCCGCCTACCAGGCCCGCCCGCTGCACTGCAGTCGCTGCCCCGCCCTGCATTTCCAAGGCAACCGAAGTCCTCTTCACTCCCTCCCCACCCGCCCTTGCGTAGCCGCGAACGGCGGGCCCAGCGCGCCATCTGGTGGCGGCACACGGAAGAGCTTTGGTAGCCGCGGTGGTCCGGGCGGGATTTCCATCTACCCTCAGCCAGCTCGTCTGATTAAACGCTCTCTCGCTCATTGGCTCCCTTTAGTCGCAAACCCGGAAGTTGGTTACTGTAGACACTGGACCCACAGGCTTTGTGCTGTGACCGTGAGCAGGTCATTTGGTTCTCAGCGTCTGTATCTTCGGTGTAAA GAGCGTCTATGTCCTGGTATTTACATCTCAGTCAATTATTTATCCTTTTGTCTCAGGAAGACAGATATGAGGCTCCTTTAA